The Geotalea uraniireducens Rf4 genome window below encodes:
- a CDS encoding spinster family MFS transporter, with the protein MNDASENRRYSRYALALLLAVNLLNYIDRQVLYAVFPLIKADLLLSDTALGFLGSAFMLCYMVSAPFFGWLGDRGSRTRLAAFGLVTWSLATSLAGFAPGYRTLLAARTVVGVGEASFGTVSPGLIADYFPKERRGRILAYFYLAIPVGSALGYLLGGVIGQGLGWHAAFLIVGAPGLLLALPVYFLREPGLGRVHIPTTGSNPPVDNAFALLLRNRSFVTTTLAMAAMTFALGGLAQWVPSFFNRVHGLDVARGNTLFGAITVAAGIGGTLAGGWLGDRFQLKSSKGYLLVSGWGFVIGAPVAALAIIAPSLPASLAAIFVAEFFLFFNTGPLNTVIVNVTMPSLRATAFAVNIFFIHALGDAVSPTILGFCSDMWGIRAALLIAPVAVVAAAFFCFYSTRFIEADMGRVVE; encoded by the coding sequence ATGAACGATGCTTCAGAAAACCGCCGCTACTCCCGCTACGCCCTGGCCCTTCTATTGGCGGTCAACCTCCTCAATTACATCGACCGGCAGGTGCTCTACGCCGTATTCCCGCTGATAAAGGCGGACCTGCTCCTCTCCGATACGGCCCTCGGCTTTCTGGGAAGCGCCTTCATGCTCTGCTACATGGTTTCCGCCCCGTTCTTCGGCTGGCTGGGGGACCGCGGCAGCAGGACGCGCCTCGCCGCCTTCGGTCTGGTTACCTGGAGTCTGGCCACTTCTCTTGCCGGTTTCGCCCCGGGCTACCGGACACTTCTGGCTGCCCGCACCGTGGTCGGGGTTGGTGAAGCCAGCTTCGGCACGGTCTCACCCGGACTCATCGCCGATTATTTCCCCAAGGAGCGGCGCGGGCGGATTCTCGCCTATTTCTACCTGGCGATACCGGTCGGCAGCGCACTCGGTTATCTCCTGGGGGGAGTAATCGGCCAGGGTCTCGGCTGGCACGCCGCCTTTCTCATAGTCGGGGCACCGGGACTCCTGCTGGCCCTTCCCGTCTACTTCCTCCGCGAGCCGGGGCTGGGCCGTGTGCATATCCCGACTACGGGCAGTAACCCGCCCGTCGACAACGCCTTCGCTCTTTTGCTCAGAAACCGTTCGTTCGTTACCACCACCCTGGCCATGGCCGCCATGACCTTTGCCCTCGGGGGGCTGGCCCAGTGGGTTCCCTCTTTCTTTAACCGGGTACATGGGCTGGATGTGGCGCGGGGCAATACCCTGTTCGGCGCCATCACGGTGGCGGCCGGCATCGGCGGCACACTGGCCGGCGGCTGGCTCGGCGACCGGTTTCAGCTGAAAAGCTCCAAGGGCTATCTGCTTGTGTCAGGCTGGGGTTTTGTCATTGGGGCTCCCGTTGCCGCCCTCGCCATTATCGCCCCGTCCCTTCCCGCCTCGCTTGCGGCCATCTTCGTCGCCGAGTTTTTCCTGTTTTTCAACACCGGTCCGCTCAATACCGTGATCGTCAACGTCACCATGCCTTCCCTGCGGGCCACTGCTTTTGCCGTCAATATCTTTTTCATCCATGCCTTGGGGGATGCGGTTTCTCCGACCATTCTCGGCTTCTGCTCCGACATGTGGGGGATAAGGGCGGCACTCCTTATCGCCCCGGTTGCCGTCGTGGCGGCCGCTTTTTTCTGCTTCTACTCGACAAGATTTATTGAGGCTGACATGGGAAGGGTCGTGGAATAG
- a CDS encoding ATP-binding protein, translating to MGRIKNEYEILKGARDMLLPKLMSGALDVSTQGGRNMSQEGQLLDKKSLRTVTGNTANWKELAKDCIAFANAQGGRLLIGIENNDDVPPVEQRIDPGLPDLIRRKLGERTVNVTVLPEIRQTDNGSEYIDLQIPRSMAVASTPDGHYFLRVADESKPVVGDEVMRLAAERSALPWETQTTLHVSRGETDPQKLATFVAGIRASDRVKESVKEKSEDELLDHYLLAYGKWLTNLGILCVGRHQDRARLGTAPVIQFIKYDEQRKKVNKIAWDDFNLTPMELIEAVWREVPDFRERYELPDGLFRQHVPLYDEIVVRELLVNALAHRPYTQRGDIFLNLHPDRLEVVNPGLLPLGVTPQNLLHTTVRRNEHLARIFHDLKLMEREGSGYDKMYEVLLSQGKPVPEPKEGPDRFEVTVRRRILKPQIIDFMAKADQTFQLTQRERIALGLLAQHEALTARELAKALELSSVDVLSPWINRLLSWGLVLSSGRTQATRYFVDPDVLRRLEFPASTTLQRIEPHRLQALIVEDLSRYPRSAGGEINRRIGAEIPYKQVKRAIDALIAARQVLFEGDKRGRRYWLAK from the coding sequence ATGGGGCGGATCAAGAACGAATACGAAATCCTCAAGGGAGCCCGCGACATGCTCCTCCCCAAGCTGATGTCCGGAGCGCTGGATGTAAGCACCCAAGGAGGTCGAAACATGAGCCAGGAAGGTCAACTCCTCGACAAGAAGTCACTGCGTACCGTCACTGGTAACACAGCCAACTGGAAGGAACTTGCCAAGGACTGCATCGCCTTTGCCAATGCCCAGGGCGGGCGGTTGCTAATTGGCATTGAGAATAATGATGACGTGCCGCCGGTGGAGCAACGCATCGATCCAGGCCTCCCCGACCTGATCCGCAGAAAGTTAGGAGAGCGGACGGTGAACGTAACCGTGCTGCCTGAAATCCGCCAAACCGACAATGGATCTGAATACATCGATCTGCAGATTCCCCGGTCGATGGCCGTGGCCTCGACGCCAGATGGCCACTACTTTCTGCGTGTAGCTGACGAGAGCAAGCCGGTTGTGGGTGACGAAGTGATGCGGCTGGCTGCCGAGCGGTCGGCCCTTCCGTGGGAGACCCAGACGACCCTGCATGTCTCCCGTGGCGAGACGGACCCGCAGAAGCTGGCGACCTTCGTGGCCGGAATAAGGGCCTCGGATCGGGTAAAGGAGTCGGTAAAGGAAAAGAGCGAGGATGAACTGCTGGACCACTATCTGCTGGCTTATGGCAAATGGCTGACCAACCTGGGGATTCTCTGTGTCGGTCGTCACCAGGATCGGGCACGGCTTGGCACCGCGCCGGTGATCCAGTTCATAAAGTATGACGAGCAGAGGAAGAAGGTCAACAAGATCGCCTGGGATGACTTCAACCTGACGCCGATGGAGCTGATCGAGGCGGTTTGGCGGGAAGTACCGGACTTCCGCGAGCGCTACGAGCTGCCCGATGGTCTCTTTCGCCAGCATGTGCCGCTGTACGACGAAATCGTCGTCCGCGAGCTATTGGTAAACGCTCTGGCGCACCGCCCCTATACCCAGAGGGGTGACATTTTCCTGAACCTCCACCCGGACCGGCTGGAGGTCGTGAATCCGGGTCTGCTGCCACTGGGTGTAACCCCGCAGAACCTGCTGCATACCACAGTGCGGCGTAACGAGCATCTGGCCAGGATATTTCACGACCTGAAGCTTATGGAGCGCGAAGGGAGCGGCTATGACAAGATGTACGAAGTCCTCCTCTCCCAGGGAAAGCCGGTGCCTGAGCCGAAGGAGGGGCCGGACCGTTTCGAAGTAACAGTGCGGCGGCGTATTCTCAAACCGCAGATTATCGACTTCATGGCCAAGGCGGACCAAACCTTCCAGCTGACACAGCGGGAGCGGATAGCCCTTGGCCTGCTGGCCCAGCATGAAGCCCTGACGGCACGGGAACTGGCCAAGGCGCTGGAGCTCTCGTCGGTCGATGTGCTGTCTCCCTGGATCAATCGCCTGCTGAGCTGGGGGCTTGTCCTGAGCAGCGGCAGAACCCAGGCGACACGCTATTTCGTCGATCCTGACGTGCTGCGGCGACTGGAGTTCCCTGCCAGTACGACACTCCAACGTATTGAGCCGCATCGCTTGCAGGCTCTTATTGTAGAAGACCTTAGCCGTTACCCCCGTTCGGCTGGTGGTGAGATCAATAGACGAATTGGGGCAGAGATCCCTTACAAGCAAGTTAAACGTGCCATTGATGCTCTCATTGCCGCACGACAGGTGCTGTTTGAGGGTGACAAACGTGGTCGGCGATACTGGCTGGCAAAGTGA
- a CDS encoding type I restriction endonuclease subunit R: MLIQQPTAELLEQELKWDSVFAYDTEGFGPESLLGRTSDREVVLRRDVEAALRRLNPGLPDDAYHDALAQVTADDRTKTLLQVNKEKYRLLRDGVPVKYRDEAGRMTDRRLKLVDFDDPANPKKNRFLVVRELWVKGDTYRRRPDVLGYVNGLPLVFIELKRYDQHIDKAFKQNYSDYKDTIPHLFHWNALILLSNGVDAKYGSITSIMEHFSRWKRQKEEDPEPTADQPLLPLLLRGMLNKEALLDLVENFILFDRTEGELQKIVARNHQYLGVNQVIGKLLSKEPGMQAEVEAGRLGVFWHTQGSGKSYSMIFLTEKTHRKISAKYTFVVMTDRNELDEQIFGTYTGCGAATNKKAKAMDGKAPDRFTLIRRAQVEWMKETEICVVVSPEQGEVAEFRKWELDIVPHREKMVHRDLNLEFKKPEHPFRVVIVCAMWLTGYDVKCLATLYLDKPMKGHTLMQAIARVNRVGGGKKNGLIIDYNGMLKSLRKALATFAQGDRKGSDQDILRDDTEAVAEYGQSIRAAQDFLTGCGFNLDELIAANGFDKQAMILRGVNTVCETDERRKTFEVMADDIAARFRGIFPNPGLYAYDEQENAIAAIYNRLQESKESPDVSEMLQALYAVIDTAVTTDTLTVNEPPVRYELTKIDISRLQAEFERTCPNIKMLNLREKIEKRLEAMIARNPTRVDLYERYQEIVAEYNKEYNKDKDAVEVQKVFDLLQKDTQTRPERERIKEVAKELLDKLLSDKLQIDHWREKATAQAQVKAEIIKHLFVNLPETGYAEHEISARADLVFAHLYQTCAGTMAFHQ; encoded by the coding sequence ATACTGATCCAACAACCCACGGCGGAGCTGCTGGAGCAGGAGCTGAAGTGGGATTCCGTGTTCGCCTACGACACCGAAGGTTTCGGCCCTGAGAGCCTCCTGGGGCGAACCTCCGACCGGGAGGTAGTACTCCGGAGAGACGTGGAGGCCGCACTGCGCCGCCTGAATCCGGGCCTGCCGGATGATGCCTACCACGATGCGCTGGCTCAGGTAACGGCGGACGACCGCACCAAGACTCTGCTACAGGTGAACAAGGAAAAGTACCGGCTACTGCGGGACGGAGTGCCGGTCAAATATCGCGACGAAGCGGGGAGGATGACTGACCGGCGGCTGAAACTGGTCGATTTTGACGACCCGGCCAACCCGAAGAAGAACCGGTTTCTGGTGGTAAGGGAACTTTGGGTAAAGGGAGATACGTACAGGCGAAGGCCTGACGTTCTCGGCTATGTCAACGGATTGCCATTGGTGTTCATCGAGCTGAAACGCTATGACCAGCACATCGATAAGGCATTTAAGCAGAACTACAGCGATTACAAGGACACCATCCCCCACCTGTTCCACTGGAACGCGCTGATCCTGCTGTCCAATGGCGTCGATGCCAAGTACGGCTCCATCACTTCTATCATGGAGCATTTCTCTCGCTGGAAACGGCAAAAAGAAGAAGACCCGGAACCGACCGCCGATCAGCCACTCCTGCCGTTGTTACTGCGCGGCATGCTGAACAAGGAAGCCCTCCTCGATCTGGTTGAGAACTTCATTCTCTTTGACCGGACCGAGGGGGAACTCCAGAAGATAGTGGCGCGTAACCACCAGTATCTTGGCGTAAACCAAGTGATCGGCAAGCTGCTGTCGAAAGAGCCGGGCATGCAGGCCGAGGTAGAGGCGGGACGGCTGGGGGTATTCTGGCATACCCAGGGTTCGGGGAAGTCATACTCGATGATCTTCCTGACCGAGAAGACCCACCGCAAGATCTCGGCCAAGTATACCTTTGTGGTGATGACCGACCGGAACGAACTGGACGAACAGATTTTCGGCACCTATACCGGCTGCGGCGCGGCCACCAACAAGAAGGCGAAAGCCATGGACGGCAAGGCACCGGACAGATTCACGCTGATTCGCCGTGCCCAGGTGGAGTGGATGAAGGAGACGGAGATTTGCGTCGTCGTTTCGCCGGAGCAGGGAGAAGTGGCCGAGTTCCGCAAGTGGGAGCTGGATATCGTTCCGCACCGGGAAAAGATGGTCCATCGGGATCTGAACTTGGAGTTCAAGAAGCCGGAACACCCGTTCCGGGTGGTCATCGTCTGTGCCATGTGGCTGACCGGTTACGACGTGAAGTGCCTTGCCACCCTCTACCTGGACAAACCGATGAAGGGCCACACCCTGATGCAGGCCATCGCCCGCGTGAACCGGGTCGGCGGCGGCAAGAAGAACGGTCTCATCATCGACTACAACGGCATGCTGAAGAGTTTGCGAAAGGCGCTGGCTACATTCGCTCAAGGTGACCGCAAGGGCTCTGACCAGGACATCCTTCGTGACGATACCGAGGCAGTGGCTGAGTACGGCCAGTCGATCCGGGCAGCACAGGATTTCCTGACCGGCTGCGGATTCAATCTGGACGAGCTGATCGCAGCCAACGGGTTCGACAAGCAAGCGATGATCCTGCGGGGGGTAAACACTGTCTGCGAGACTGACGAACGGCGCAAGACCTTCGAGGTCATGGCCGATGACATCGCAGCCAGGTTCCGGGGCATCTTTCCCAATCCAGGACTGTACGCTTACGACGAGCAGGAGAATGCAATCGCGGCCATCTATAACCGGTTGCAGGAGAGCAAGGAAAGCCCGGATGTCAGCGAAATGCTCCAGGCGCTTTATGCTGTGATAGATACGGCGGTGACCACCGATACCTTGACCGTAAATGAGCCCCCTGTACGCTACGAGCTGACCAAAATCGATATCAGCCGCTTGCAGGCTGAATTCGAGCGCACGTGCCCCAACATCAAGATGCTCAACCTGCGGGAAAAGATCGAAAAGCGGCTTGAGGCGATGATCGCACGGAATCCGACCCGCGTGGATCTGTACGAGCGCTACCAGGAGATCGTGGCGGAGTATAACAAGGAGTATAACAAGGACAAGGATGCCGTGGAAGTGCAGAAGGTGTTCGACCTGCTGCAGAAGGACACCCAGACCCGGCCCGAACGGGAACGGATCAAGGAGGTGGCAAAGGAACTGCTGGACAAGCTGCTATCCGACAAGCTCCAGATCGACCATTGGCGGGAAAAAGCCACGGCCCAGGCCCAGGTCAAAGCAGAAATCATCAAGCATCTCTTCGTCAACCTGCCTGAAACAGGTTATGCAGAGCACGAAATTTCCGCACGGGCAGACCTGGTGTTTGCTCATCTCTATCAGACATGCGCGGGAACGATGGCATTTCACCAATGA
- the aroF gene encoding 3-deoxy-7-phosphoheptulonate synthase — protein MLIVMSYNAGEEEIDAVVKAVEEMGYKAKPIPGGERTAIGVLGNTGYVDDVIIRDLPGVQEVIHVSKPYKLVSRAFHPQSSIINVCGVEIGEGCRPVVAAGPCAVESEEQIVKTALAVKAAGADLLRGGAFKPRTGPHTFQGLREEGLRLLALAGKESGLPIVTEVMSPESVGIVAEYADLLQVGARNMQNFDLLREVGRIEKPVLLKRGMSATIEEFLAAAEYILAEGNPNVILCERGIRTFETATRNTLDLSVVPLIKELSHLPIMVDPSHATGKRSLVPPMSKAALVAGAHGILVEVHPEPEKALSDGPQSLTFQGFDKLMEEVRKLNQFLGYGAEKDA, from the coding sequence ATGCTTATCGTCATGAGCTACAATGCCGGAGAGGAAGAGATCGATGCCGTCGTCAAGGCGGTTGAGGAGATGGGCTATAAGGCCAAGCCGATTCCCGGCGGTGAACGGACCGCTATCGGCGTTCTGGGGAATACCGGCTATGTGGACGATGTGATCATCAGGGACCTGCCCGGTGTGCAGGAGGTTATCCATGTCTCCAAACCCTACAAGCTTGTTTCCCGGGCTTTTCACCCGCAGAGCAGCATCATAAATGTTTGCGGGGTGGAAATCGGCGAGGGGTGCCGACCGGTTGTCGCCGCTGGTCCATGCGCGGTGGAAAGTGAAGAGCAGATCGTCAAAACCGCCCTGGCGGTCAAGGCGGCCGGCGCCGATCTGTTACGCGGCGGCGCTTTCAAGCCGAGAACCGGCCCCCATACGTTTCAGGGGTTAAGAGAAGAAGGTTTGCGACTGTTGGCCCTGGCCGGCAAAGAGAGTGGCCTCCCCATCGTCACTGAGGTGATGAGCCCGGAAAGTGTCGGGATTGTGGCGGAATACGCCGACCTCCTCCAGGTAGGTGCGCGTAATATGCAGAACTTTGACCTGTTGCGGGAGGTGGGCCGTATCGAGAAACCGGTCCTCCTCAAGCGGGGGATGAGCGCTACCATCGAAGAGTTTCTTGCTGCCGCGGAATACATCCTGGCGGAGGGGAATCCCAACGTCATCCTTTGCGAGCGCGGCATTCGCACCTTCGAAACCGCTACCCGCAATACCCTCGACCTTTCGGTGGTGCCGCTCATCAAGGAATTGTCCCATCTGCCCATCATGGTTGATCCCTCCCATGCCACCGGCAAACGAAGCCTTGTCCCTCCCATGTCGAAAGCCGCCCTGGTAGCGGGAGCCCACGGCATTCTCGTTGAGGTTCATCCGGAACCGGAGAAAGCGCTTTCCGATGGTCCGCAATCTTTGACTTTCCAGGGCTTTGACAAGCTGATGGAGGAGGTAAGAAAGCTTAACCAGTTCCTTGGCTACGGCGCTGAAAAAGACGCTTGA
- a CDS encoding DUF507 family protein: MRLKEDQIGKLAEKVLGDLSAAGLIALKQERGAALNAIKIAISDDIKAEEALERDAEKLLEQTLRAMGGNAGIDHHKMLRMIKEKLAKERKIVL, from the coding sequence ATGCGACTAAAGGAAGATCAAATCGGCAAACTGGCCGAAAAGGTGCTGGGGGATCTCTCCGCAGCCGGCCTCATCGCCTTGAAACAGGAACGTGGTGCAGCGCTCAACGCCATAAAAATCGCCATATCAGACGACATCAAGGCCGAGGAGGCACTGGAAAGGGATGCGGAAAAGCTTCTCGAACAGACTCTGCGCGCCATGGGGGGAAATGCAGGGATTGATCACCACAAGATGCTGCGGATGATCAAGGAAAAACTGGCCAAGGAACGGAAGATAGTTCTCTAA
- a CDS encoding DUF507 family protein produces the protein MHISEDRISHIAHKIYDKLWKDDLADFPDEVRSLNAIKDAISDFFSVAEDIDQAVRKKLASYSQAKVPGSREWEILYQKFYAEEMAKRKW, from the coding sequence ATGCACATTTCCGAAGACCGCATCTCCCACATAGCTCACAAAATATACGACAAACTCTGGAAAGACGACCTGGCCGATTTCCCCGACGAGGTAAGATCGCTTAATGCCATAAAGGATGCCATCAGCGACTTTTTTTCCGTGGCTGAGGACATTGACCAAGCGGTCAGGAAAAAACTGGCCTCCTACTCCCAGGCCAAGGTGCCAGGGAGCAGGGAATGGGAGATTCTTTACCAGAAATTTTACGCCGAAGAGATGGCGAAGAGGAAATGGTAA
- the groES gene encoding co-chaperone GroES: protein MKLRPMQDRIIVKRVEEETKTAGGIFIPETAKEKPMEGEVVAVGNGKRTEDGKVLPLDVKVGDKVLFGKYSGTEIKVEGQDFLIMREDDILGVIEK, encoded by the coding sequence ATGAAGCTGAGACCGATGCAGGACCGTATTATCGTGAAAAGAGTCGAAGAGGAGACAAAAACCGCCGGCGGGATTTTCATCCCCGAAACAGCCAAGGAAAAGCCGATGGAGGGTGAAGTCGTGGCTGTAGGCAATGGGAAAAGGACCGAAGACGGCAAAGTTCTGCCGCTGGACGTCAAGGTAGGCGACAAGGTGCTCTTCGGCAAATACTCCGGCACAGAGATCAAGGTCGAAGGCCAGGATTTCCTCATCATGAGAGAAGACGACATCCTCGGCGTCATCGAGAAATAA
- the groL gene encoding chaperonin GroEL (60 kDa chaperone family; promotes refolding of misfolded polypeptides especially under stressful conditions; forms two stacked rings of heptamers to form a barrel-shaped 14mer; ends can be capped by GroES; misfolded proteins enter the barrel where they are refolded when GroES binds) — protein MAKIIKFDQEGRNAFLKGVNTLADAVKVTLGPKGRNVVIEKSFGAPLITKDGVTVAKEIELDDKFENMGAQLVKEVASKTSDVAGDGTTTATVLAQAIYRQGAKLVAAGHNPMEIKRGIDKAVETLVAELKNISKPIKDHKEIAQVGTISANNDKTIGDIIAEAMEKVGKEGVITVEEAKAMETTLETVEGMQFDRGYLSPYFVTDPERMEATLENANILIHDKKISNMKDLLPVLEQTAKSGRPLIIIAEDIEGEALATLVVNKLRGVLNICAVKAPGFGDRRKAMLEDIAVLTGGKVISEEIGFKLENTTMDMLGQAKKITVDKDNTTIIDGAGSEAEIQGRVKMIRAQIEETTSDYDREKLQERLAKLVGGVAVIKVGAATEVEMKEKKARVEDALHATRAAVDEGIVPGGGVAYLRAMSALDSLDLSTEQQFGVNVIKRALEEPIRQIAQNAGVDGSIVVDKVKNGKDAFGYNAADDEYVDMIQAGIIDPTKVSRSALQNASSIAGLMLTTEAMIADKPKEEGSMPAMPGGMGGMGGMGGMGGMM, from the coding sequence ATGGCAAAAATCATCAAATTTGACCAGGAAGGCAGAAACGCTTTCTTGAAAGGCGTAAATACACTGGCTGACGCAGTAAAAGTAACCCTCGGCCCCAAAGGACGCAACGTTGTAATCGAGAAATCTTTCGGCGCCCCGCTCATCACCAAGGACGGCGTTACCGTGGCAAAGGAAATCGAACTGGATGACAAGTTCGAGAACATGGGCGCACAGCTCGTCAAAGAAGTTGCCTCCAAGACTTCCGACGTTGCCGGCGACGGCACCACTACCGCTACCGTTCTCGCACAGGCGATCTATCGCCAGGGTGCCAAGCTGGTTGCAGCAGGCCACAACCCGATGGAAATCAAGCGCGGCATCGACAAGGCTGTTGAAACCCTCGTCGCAGAGCTGAAAAACATTTCCAAACCGATCAAGGACCACAAGGAAATCGCCCAGGTAGGCACCATTTCCGCCAACAACGACAAGACCATCGGCGACATCATCGCCGAGGCAATGGAAAAGGTCGGCAAAGAAGGGGTCATCACCGTCGAGGAAGCAAAGGCGATGGAAACGACCCTGGAAACCGTCGAAGGGATGCAGTTCGACCGCGGCTACCTCTCCCCCTACTTCGTTACCGATCCGGAGCGTATGGAAGCAACCCTGGAAAACGCCAACATCCTGATCCACGACAAGAAAATCTCCAACATGAAAGACCTTCTCCCGGTTCTTGAGCAGACCGCCAAATCCGGCCGCCCTCTAATCATCATTGCCGAAGACATCGAAGGCGAAGCCCTCGCCACTCTCGTCGTCAACAAACTGCGCGGCGTACTGAACATATGCGCCGTAAAAGCTCCCGGCTTCGGCGATCGCCGCAAGGCCATGCTGGAAGACATCGCGGTTCTCACCGGCGGCAAGGTGATCTCCGAGGAAATCGGCTTCAAACTCGAAAACACCACCATGGATATGCTCGGCCAGGCAAAGAAAATCACCGTTGACAAGGACAATACCACCATCATCGACGGCGCCGGCTCCGAAGCTGAAATCCAGGGCCGGGTGAAAATGATCCGCGCCCAGATCGAAGAAACCACCAGCGACTACGACCGCGAGAAACTCCAGGAGCGGCTTGCCAAACTGGTCGGCGGCGTTGCCGTGATCAAAGTCGGCGCGGCTACCGAAGTGGAAATGAAAGAGAAGAAAGCCCGCGTTGAGGACGCCCTCCATGCAACCCGCGCTGCCGTTGACGAAGGGATCGTCCCCGGAGGCGGCGTTGCTTACCTGCGCGCCATGTCAGCCCTTGACAGCCTGGATCTCTCCACCGAGCAGCAGTTCGGCGTTAATGTCATCAAGCGCGCACTGGAAGAGCCGATCCGTCAAATCGCCCAGAATGCCGGTGTCGACGGTTCCATTGTTGTCGACAAGGTGAAGAACGGTAAAGACGCATTCGGTTACAACGCTGCCGACGACGAGTACGTCGACATGATCCAGGCCGGCATCATCGATCCGACCAAGGTTTCCCGCAGCGCGCTGCAAAACGCCTCTTCCATAGCCGGTCTGATGCTGACCACCGAGGCGATGATCGCCGACAAGCCGAAAGAAGAAGGCTCAATGCCTGCTATGCCGGGTGGCATGGGCGGCATGGGTGGCATGGGCGGAATGGGCGGCATGATGTAA